The following DNA comes from Quercus robur chromosome 1, dhQueRobu3.1, whole genome shotgun sequence.
TTATTTCCTTTCTGCAGCAAAAGATTACACTCTCTTTGCACCAAGACTTggataaattacataatttctCTATAGTTTTGggtgatttcaaattaaattctacattattttttttataaaaattataactatgATATTTTAAATCCTTTCAATTTACACCCCCAATAAGTCTTTATTAACTAAAAGTAAAAGATATTCACATAAGTTGTGACTAAAACAGTTAAACCTATCTAAACACAAAATAATCCTACAGCATGATCCATTCCACATGACAATCAAGCAGAAACCAAGATGATATTGAGCCAGTGAACAAAGGGGATAATAAATAAGTCCCTACCTTAGACTTGCAACTCCTGGTGTATTTACAAAGAAATTTTGAACACACAATTAATTGGAAGCAAACTGACCTTACTTCAAAGACACCTCCACAGCTCAATCTATCTACTTCCTCAAGCTGTACTCCACTATGATACAGCAAAGTGCAGACGAACATACTAGGGACTCTAAAAATAATTCTCCTCTATAATCAGGAAAAGAATCCATTTTACTACAAGTTAGACTATAAAATTCTTATTGTAATGCCTTAGTACCTTCCTCAAGCTGTACTCTACTACGATACAGCAAAGTGCAGACAAATATAATAGGGACTTTAAATATAATTCTTCTCTATAATCAGGAAAAGAAACCATTTTACTTCAAGTTAGACAACAAAATTCTTATTGAGATGCTAATTAGACAACACTTGAAAGGGATACTAGTCAACCTTTGGTCTCAAAACAGGCTGTCCATCCATACCTAGTTCAATCTCCCATTCATACCTGACAGTCGGCAGCATTCAGATTGAGCTATCAACTCCATTCAAATCTCTCAAGTTACTTTGTAAAGAGCCTTTTTGATATTAGAAAAACACATAGGTGAAGTTTAGACTACCCATATCTATTGTTACAGGAGTTGCCTTCTTCTGAGTGAGTATCACATGCATTTTCTTCAAACTGACTAAACTCAAAAGTGACTATGCATTTAGTGTTGACCACATCCCTCATAGATGGGGAAAAAATGCATCTAGCCCACAATAGAAGCAAGACAAACCATAATAAAATTCAATCTGATATCAGCCTAAGTAGACAACAAAAGCTCTTTGAGTGTCTTCACATTGCAAACCTTCTTGATAGGAGAGAGACTTATTTGGAAAAGATCCAAATTCTTGAAAGATTTCATATTATCTTTGAAGGAGAGATGATAAGATTTCATATTCTGTTGCAAAGTTTAATCACAATGCCGAACACATTACTCCCCATTGAAGTTGGATCCTATCATGTTTTGTGATCATCTTCCAAGATTATAAGATTGTGTTGAACTGATATGAACAAGGTTTATTTTAACGTAAAGCACTACAGAATTTCTGACAGTGggattaattttagaatttgaacaAAAGTAGGATCTCCTAGAAATATAGAATGTTAACAACATTGCACTTCTCAATCCCATCCAGGCCATTCAGTGTCTTTTCTAATAACTGAATCATATTTAGTTATGCATAACATTTAAACTATTCCTTCTATCTATCCTCCACTTAGTTTAAGGGAGtcatctatttaaaaaattgtcatcTCAAAAGGTAAACATAAGAGGAGAAGAGGGGAGAAAACCAATACAAGAGAAGTATAGTCGACGAATAGCTAAGCGAAAAAATTCTCATGTACCAACATTCTACTTCTATTCTTCTAacgaaatttaaaaaaagaaaaaaaaaaaaaaaaagaccctttGAGTTGGACAAGAACCCTTCTCTGCCTTTAAGAATTCCCCTTTTTCTCTGTGTCTCTAAAGACTAGAGCAAGGTAGCATAGAGAATTCACTCTCTAAaatgtctttcttttttatcaatcttCGAAACCCCCACTGCCCCCAACTTTCATTAGGCATTGTATTAACTTTCTGTTTGTCATCAACAAAGAAATATACCTTAGAATAGCCATTTTCCTCAAAACTACATACATTTGAATAATGCTCATATATAGGTTTCTAAATTCATCTTATGTGAATGAATGAAAGTAAGTGATATAAAAATGGAGATGGGTGATAGAGAATTTGAAAGCTGACCATGAAGTGAGGCTTTAAGAGGACCGAGAAAGTGGGAAAACTCAATTTCTTGAAGAGCAGTGAGGACATCATCAGCATTGATAGTCTGCCTCTTCGATTCCTTACATATGTCATTGGCACTGCAAATTCACATTCAACAATTAAACACATACGAACCCTAACCTAAGtaagaaattgagagagagattgagaagaATGAATAGATACGTGGCAGAGAGGTAGTGGATGAAGATGCGAGCGCTTTCGGAGAAAGCAAGGAGGGCGTCCTTGTGAACGGACATGTCATCGCCGTCATGGGACAGCTTTTCCTTCACCACGCGCCGCACTATCGTTCTCGGCAGCTCCTCCGCCTCCGATATCACTTTCTGATTCTCGCTCTCCATCTCTGATTCTTCTATTTTTATGAGATTTTCTAATACTACTTTTTTAGGTTTAGTTGTTTCCCTTTCCCGCCATTGGCTCTCTCTCTTGGTCCGCTTTTACTTTGGGTGCTCTCTTGTTGGGCTTGGTAAGttgttaataataataggtTTAGGTAAGGCCCAATCAgacaaaattcaattagattttcaaatttttttttttttttaatggtttcatttaaaattttgaatttttgtgccaaataagTTATTAGTCCAAAACCCAaagagtttatataaaaaactatACAAACGATAAGCCAAACCTGAATAGTTTATATCAAAAACTATATAAATGCTGCAATGGAGAAATTGGATTGTCACAAAAACTTAGGGCTcgtttggtagaggagtttaagtaatgttgtttgtatttttttgaaatatgtgtgggtgaaaatgtgtataatgttgtttaaaaactaaaaatatgtgtttaagaTATTCTACCAAACGGagcctaaactctttgaattctctctctttaatgGAAACTATGAAATTgttgatgaagttttagagcaaaaaaataaaagcaagttACTTTGTTTTTACTCAAAGGTTTTAGAGAAGCTTGTTGTTTTCATTGTGCAATCATTTTCTACCTTAGGTctccttcctctctctctctctctaagcaAATAGTTCTTTATGTTCAATTATcatctttggattttttttttctttcattttttttttttatcattctcACTAAGGTTTATATCTCTATGTGTGCAAATTTCCCATTTAGttttgattctcttatttgGAATACTTATGGGTTTGTGTCAATTCAGAAATTTTGCAACTTcaatagtttaatttttattgattttcattcctttttgtCACCATTGTCTAATGTTCTTGTACATAAGCatgggttacaagctagttctTCTAAAGGTAATCTCTTATATTCTTCTAGtgaaataaattagaaaaatgataaatcCTATGGGTTGACACCACAAAATTCAACCCTAAAacccatattttttttattgagcaTCGGTTTTATTTGGGAAACAAAACCATTTATTCATGGGTTTCAATTAGCtctattgataaaaaaatttcttgccATCAAACAAGACATAAGCatgggttacaagctagttctTCTAAAGGTAATCCCTTATATTCTTCTAGtgaaataaattagaaaaatgataaatcCTATGGGTTGACACCACAAAATTCAACcctaa
Coding sequences within:
- the LOC126721430 gene encoding DNA polymerase II subunit B4 gives rise to the protein MESENQKVISEAEELPRTIVRRVVKEKLSHDGDDMSVHKDALLAFSESARIFIHYLSATANDICKESKRQTINADDVLTALQEIEFSHFLGPLKASLHEFRQKNAGKKAGAAKEKEEKKKRKLEELSHDSGGGEKVENEDDQDGTGHA